TAAGCGCTCTCCGTATCTGGATCAGATTTCCAGATCAGAGATATCTGCACCCGATGTCAAGGCCGTGTGAATCCAATGTGGTTTGCGACCGCGGCCAGTCCAGGTTTCTTCTGGGTTTGCCGGGTTTCTGTATTTCGGAGCTGCTTTTGAACGCTTGCCGATTGAGCGACCGCCGTTGGCAATTTCCTCAAGCGAAAAACCGAATTCTGCGGCAGCTTGTTCGGCTGCCTTAAGCGCCTCAAGGCGTTCACGTTGTTCAGCGGTTTTCAGTGCTTCACTAACGTCCGTCTTGAGTTGCAGAAGATCTTTACGCGACATTTCCGCAAGATTGAGGGTCATTTTGGTCTCCAGTTTTTAGTACGTGCATATCTAATTAGCGCGTAACTGGTTATGGCCCAATTGTCAGACGTTATTTTTCGTTTTTTTTGTATTTTTGGCGAGCTCACGTATTGTTTGTTATTAACAATCAACTTTTTGGGGTGATGCCAGCTCTGTAATTTCCCTCATGATTGAATTGAGTTCAAAATCCTTTGGAGTATAAACACGCGATACCCCCATTTGTTTCAGGGAATTGGCATCGTCGTCTGGAATGATTCCTCCAACAATCACTGGAATGTGGCCCAGTCCGGCCTCGCGCATGCGGTCCATCGTTTCTTGGACCAGTGGCAGATGGCTACCCGACAGAACCGACAGGCCGACCACATGGGCCTCGTCATCAAGCGCGGCTGTGACCAGCTCGGCAGGTGTCAGGCGGATGCCATCATATGAGATGTCCATGCCGCAATCTCGGGCGCGGAAAGCAATCTGTTCGGCGCCGTTTGAATGGCCATCCAGCCCGGGTTTTCCAACCAGGAATTTTAGGCGACGGCCCAATTGATCGCTAACCGTATCGACCTGCTGGCGCAGGTCTTCCAGACCTTCAGTTTTGTTGGACACCGAGCGGGACACACCAGTGGGGCCACGGTAGGTGCCATGGACCAGACGCATCTCTTCAGCCCATTCGCCGGTGGTTACGCCGGCCTTGGCAGCCGCAATTGATGGCGGCATGATATTGTCGCCGTTCTGGGCGGCCAGACGCAATGCGGCCAACGCGGCCTGCACCTGTTCACTGTCGCGATCCCGGCGCCAGTCATTCAGACGTCCGATCTGGTCCTGTTCGACCGCAGGGTCAACCACCATGATGCCACCGTCTTCGGTCTGCAGTGGCGAGGGTTCGCCCTCGGTCCAGCGGTTGACGCCGACAACGATGGTTTCATTGCGTTCAATTCGATTCAGGCGTTCGGCATTTGAATCCACCAGGCGGGACTTCATATACTCGATCGAGGCCACAGCCCCGCCCATTCCGTCCAGATTGCTGAGTTCAGCCCGCGCACCGGCCTTTAGCTCTTCGACTTTGGCATCCACGACTGCATTGCCGTCGAACAGATCACCGTATTCCAGCAGGTCGGTCTCATAGGCCAGGATTTGCTGCATCCGCATCGACCATTGTTGGTCCCAGGGCCGGGGCAGGCCAAGGGCCTCGTTCCAGGCCGGAAGTTGTACGGCGCGGGCGCGGGCCTTTTTCGACAGGGTCACGGCCAGCATTTCGATGAGGATGCGGTAGACGTTGTTTTCAGGTTGTTGTTCGGTCAGGCCCAGTGAGTTGACCTGCACGCCATAGCGAAACCTGCGGTATTTCGGATCGGTGACGCCATAACGCGTTTCGCAGATTTCATCCCAGAGGTCGACAAAGGCGCGCATCTTGCACATTTCGGTGACAAAACGGATGCCTGCGTTGACAAAGAACGAGATCCGTCCGACCAGGGCCGGAAAATCCTCGGCGGGGACTCTGGGCCGCAATTCGTCCAGGACTGCCTGCCCGGTGGCTAAAGCAAAGGCCAGCTCTTGCTCGGGTGTCGCGCCGGCCTCTTGCAGGTGGTAGGAACAGACGTTCATCGGGTTCCATTTTGGCACGTTGGTATAGCAATACTCGGCCACATCGGCGATCATTTTAAGGCTGGGTTTCGGGGGGCAGATGTAGGTGCCCCGGCTTAGGTATTCCTTGATCAGGTCGTTTTGCACGGTGCCCTGCAGGCTGCGGACGTCTGCGCCTTGCTCTTCTGCGACCGCGATGTAAAGCGACAGCAACCAGGGGGCTGTGGCGTTGATAGTCATCGAAGTGTTCATCTGATCCAAAGGGATCTGGTCAAACAGGGCACGCATGTCGCCCAGGTGACATACCGGCACGCCGACTTTTCCGACTTCGCCGCGTGCCAGGGTATGGTCACTGTCGTATCCGGTCTGAGTTGGCAGATCAAAGGCGACTGACAGCCCGGTTTGACCCTTGGACAGATTGCTGCGGTACAGCGCGTTAGAGGCCGTGGCGGTAGAGTGGCCAGCATAGGTGCGGATCAGCCAGGGGCGGTCTTTCTGCGTCATCGGAGCCTCGTAAGTGATGCGTAATATTATTTCGTCACCAGCTTGATACGGGGAATATTATGGCGCTGTCAATTCGCTGCGTTGCGGCGAAGTCAAAAATTCGCATCAAAAAGCGCGCCAGACCAAGGTCGGCGCGCTTTTTGACGGTCTGGCGACCACGAGTATCAGTTATAAGTGTAGGTACCGATCTCACAGATATTGACACCTTTTCGGATCAGTTCGTCACCGTCGTCGAAAACTGCCTTGAAGTCGAATTTACAATAGCCGGTGCCATCGTCAAAATCGATCATTACAGATTGCCCTGAGCGCAGCACATCCCGTCCCAAAATATCCTCTTCCCAGGACGACGATCCCTTATTCGAGCCGTAGAACTCGACCAGCACATAGCCGGTGTCATTTACGATTCTCACACGCCGGTCCAATGCAAAGGCTGGAATTGCGGTGGTTACAGTGACTGCCATAGCAGCCAATGCAGTGACGAAGTTTCGTTTGGAAAACATGCTGTTCTTTTCCTGTAAACTTAAATTTCCATTAAACTCAGCAGCGCCGATGAGTGCAGTGAGCGGGTCCCATACAGTCAGAATAGTATAAAATTAGTGTGTGGCAACAAACTCTTGTTACAAAGTGGTTGTGGATGCATGTTCTCCGAAACGAATGCTGGCCGTTTCTATGGGCGTTTATTCACCCAATATCTGCCAATGCCTGGTGCATTTGATATGCACTCTGGACTGCATTTCGTGGACCCGGGATACTCTGAAATTCGGTCTGACTGGCCATCGGCCCTAAATACATTTGCCACCAGTCACCACTCCGATTGGGATCATTCTGTCTTGGCTCCGGTCAGCTGACCGTGACCTTTCGATTTATTACGCTAGCTCTGATTGGGGCTTGATCACTCGCCTGATGGGCCCGAGTTTTCTGCGATCGCAAAGGTAAATTCTGCGGTTGCGGGGTTATAAAATTACAAAATGCGAAGATTTGCGGTTGCTTTATTGCTTAACCGTTTTTATTCCGTAGTGAGAGCCGCGATTCTGCACTGCGGCGAAAAGAGGCAAAATGGAGGCTGTTATGGCTTTGGACACCAATCCCGACGTGTTGTCGTATGAGGCACCTGAAAAAGACCTGTACGAAATGGGTGAGATGCCCCCGATGGGCTACGTCCCCAAACAGATGTACGCATGGGCCATTCGCAAGGAACGTCATGGCAATCCCGACAGTGCGATGTTGCAGGAAGTGGTAGACGTACCAACCATAGACAGCCACGATGTGTTGGTTTTGGTGATGGCTGCCGGTGTCAATTACAATGGTGTTTGGGCCGCTCTGGGCAAGCCGATCAGCCCCTTTGACGGGCATAAACAGCCATACCACATTGCCGGTTCAGACGCGGCGGGTATTGTTTGGGCCGTTGGTGACAAGGTTAAGAAGTGGAAGGTCGGCGACGAGGTCGTAATCCACTGCAATCAGGATGACGGTGAAGACGAGGAATGTAACGGCGGTGATCCGATGTATTCTCCTAGTCAGCGTATTTGGGGCTATGAAACACCCGACGGATCTTTTGCACAGTTCACCAATGTTCAGTCTCAGCAGTTGATGCCACGCCCCAAGCACCTGACCTGGGAAGAAAGTGCCTGTTACACACTGACCTTGGCGACTGCCTATCGGATGCTTTTTGGCCACGAGCCACATGATCTGAAACCGGGACAAAATGTATTGGTATGGGGCGCGTCTGGCGGTTTAGGCTCCTACGCGATCCAGTTGATCAACACTGCCGGTGCCAACGCAATTGGCGTGATCTCGGACGAGAGTAAACGTGATTTTGTGATGGGACTTGGGGCCAAAGGTGTCTTGAACCGCAAGGACTTCAATTGTTGGGGTCAGATGCCAACGGTGAACACACCAGAGTATGCCGCATGGTTCAAAGAAGCCCGCAAATTCGGTGCCGCGATCTGGGCGATCACCGGCAAGGGGGTCAATGTTGACATGGTGTTCGAACATCCCGGCGAAGCAACATTCCCGGTGTCGACCTTTGTCTGCAAAAAGGGCGGCATGGTGGTGATCTGCGCAGGCACTACCGGGTTTAATCTGACCCTGGACGTACGCTATATGTGGATGCACCAGAAACGTCTGCAGGGCAGCCACTTTGCCCATCTCAAGCAGGCGGCCTCGGCCAACAAGCTGATGCTGGAGCGCCGTCTGGACCCCTGCATGTCCGAAGTGTTCGCCTGGAATGACCTTCCCCAGGCCCATATGAAAATGCTGCGGAATGAGCATAAACCAGGCAATATGTCGGTGCTGGTCCAGGCGCCCGCAACAGGCCTGCGCACGCTAGAAGACGTGCTTGAGGCCGGCTGAGCGGACCCAACGAAGGGTCCTGTGTAGCCCACATGCTGACCTGTTAGCGGTATCCCGCGAATCAATGACTTTGATTCGCGGGTTTTCCATTTTTTTCGCCTCTGGGTTTCGTTTCAGCGGCTTGCAGGTTCGGCCCTCACTGTTTTTGGGGAGGGGAAAACAGCGAGTTTCTGGAGTTCTGGTCGCATGTTAACCTTTTTTGACGCTAACTTTGCGAAAAGAGACACTGCAATGACCCAATCTCACTGGATGCTAGACGTTCTCGTTGACCTCCGGTCATTTGCTGCTGCAAATGGCTTGGGGGCACTGGCTGACCAGCTGAGCAAAACGCTTGAACTGGCTGAGTCTGAATTGGCTTCGATGAACGAACAAGCTGGTGCGCAAAAGAATGGCGAGCAGAATCAATCTGGACAGAATCCTAAAAATACTGGAGGCCACCAGTAGCCTTGAAGGTATTCAAGACGTCATTGAAAAGGTTCGGGATCTCTTTGAAATTGATCACATTGTGTATCACTGGGTCGACAGTGCCGGGGATCAATACGGGTGTGGAACGTATTCGGATGAATGGGTTCAACGCTACCTGGAACAAGAGTATTTGCGGACCGATCCGGTTATCACCGGCTGCTATCAACGTTTTCATCCGGTCGATTGGAAGCGACTGGACTGGTCCAGTAAACCAGCCCGCGTATTCCTGGCCGATGCGCTGAAGCACGGGGTTGGCAACCAGGGGTATTCTATTCCGATTCGCGGCCCAAATGGGCAATTTGCGTTGTTTTCTATCAGCCATAATTGTGACGATTTAGTCTGGGAGAAATTTACGGAAAAACACAGCCGTGATCTGATATTACTGGCACATTACTTCAACCGTAAAGCACTGGATTTCGAACCAGATCGGGCGCCAGAGCAATCGCGGACTTTGTCGCCGCGTGAGGTGGACGTGATGACCCTATTAGCTATGGGATATAGCCGCGCACAAGTCGCTGAAACACTGTCGATTTCAGAACATACATTGAGGGTATATATTGAAAGTGCCCGATTTAAATTGGGCGCGCTTAATACTACACATGCCATTGCGCGCGCAATGAGTCGGGGTCTAATTGTTGTTTAACAATTTGTTTCCAATTATTAACAAAAAACTTATAATGCATTAACCATTTTAGTCGTACGTTTTGCTCTCTTTTTACGAAACGGAGAAAGCAATGCTTCGCTACATTTACGCAAACGACCTTCACAAGTTTTCGGATCTGGCACATTCGATGTTCGTTGACCGGGCTGACCAGTTTAAAACCCGCTTGGGTTGGGATGTCGCCGTCGATTCATCCGGGGAAGAGCGTGATGAGTATGACACGCTGAACCCGCTATATGTCATCTGGGAGCAACCCGATGGCAGTCATGGCGGATCGATGCGATTTTTGCCGACGACTGGGCGGGTCATGGTGAATGACATCTTTGGGCATCTGACGGATGGTGTATCAATCTGTAGCCCATTCATTTGGGAATGCACCCGGTTCTGCCTGTCGCGCGATGCCAGTAGCAAAGTAGCCGGGGCCCTGATGCTGGGCGGTGGTGAAATCATGCGTAACTTTTCCATTGACCACTTTGTGGGCGTCTTTGACCGTCGGATGATCCGTATTTACCGCGCTATTGGGTCGTCGCCTGATGTTCTGGGAAGCGAAGGTCAGGGACGCGATCAGATTAATGTTGGACTGTGGGAATTCTCTCCGGGTGCCTATGATATTGTGGCGCAGCGGTCTGGTATTGCACCAGAAATTTCACGCATGTGGTTCGACCGGTCATTTGGTGGACCAACTGATCTGCCGATGGCATTGAGCGCTTGAAAACAATCTGGAAACGCAGGGCTGGCTCTGGTGAAGCCAGCCCCGCATCTATAGGGTCAGGGGATGACCGCACTCCCCATCCAGTTCTCTGACGACCAAGCCGCTGCCTTTGACAGCGTAACTGAAATGCTGCGCCAGGCCGGTGTCGATCTTGATGACAGCCTGCTGCAACAGCCAAAGGGCGAAAGCGGCGTGATGGCCCTGATGGGCAAGGCCGGGTCGGGCAAGACGCTGTTGCTGGCTGAGCTGTACAAGGCGCTGGAGCAATCCGGCGTTGAGGTGGTGTCAGGCGATTATGAAAGTCGCAAAAAGGGCGACCGGCGCACCTTGGCTATACTGGCCCCAACCAACAAAGCGGCATCCGTCTTGCGGCTGCGTGGCGTGCCGGCGACGACCATTCACCGTATTCTGTACACGCCGATGTATGACCCGGAATACGAGAAACTGGCCGAGTGGTTGACGGGCAAGGGGGAGCCGCCCGAGATCGAGGGCCTGACCGATGAGGCGCTGGCCCGGGCCGCGGCGTTTTTTGAAAAGAACAAATCGATTCCCGGTGCTTTGGCGTCGGCGGGCCTGCGCGGCTCTGACTTCATCACCGGTTGGAAACGGCGGGAAGAGCCGCTGGATATTGGGTTTGTAGACGAATCATCGATGCTGGATGAACGCCAGTTCAATGACCTGAAAGAGATTTTCCCAAGTCTGGTGCTGTTTGGCGATCCGGCGCAGTTAGCGCCTGTGAACCAATCCGGAGCGATGGTGTTTGACGCCTTGCCCGAAGAGCGCAAGCTGGAGCTTCACCGTATTCACCGTCAGGACGCTGACAATCCGATTCTGGATCTGGCGCATGCGCTGGCCGACCCGCAACTGTCGTTCCAAGACTTTGAACGGATGATCGAGGATGTCTCGAAACGGGATGACCGGGTGGTTTGGGGACAGCGGGTTGAGGTTGACTTGATGGCGCGCTCGCCGGTTCTGGTTTGGCGCAATGCGACGCGAATTAAGCTAATCAATGCTTTTCGCACCGTCCATGGCGCGCCAGAGGATGCGCTGATGGAGGGCGAGCCGCTAATTTGTGACGGCATAGAACTGCCGATAAAACATCGGAAAAAGCGGTTGGACCTGGAGGCGCGCGGACTGATCAAGGGGGCGCAGGTGGTCTATCTTGGACCGGGGCGCAAACCGGGATTTTCACGGTTACATGTGATGGGTGCCGAAGATCCTCAGGTCAGTGCGGCCTCGATTGTGAAGATTGAAAAACCGGACGAGGAAGAGCCCTTTATTCCCTTTGCGGCCCGTATGGGGGCGACGTTCCTGCACGGTGCTGCGGTGACCATCCACAAGGCCCAGGGCTCGCAATGGGGGACGACACAGGTGTTTGCCCCTGACCTGTATGTCGCCGCGCGCATGGGACGGGTTGAGGCGGGCCAGCCGCTGTGGAAACGGTTGGCCTATGTTGCCATCACACGGGCGCAAGAGCGATTGATCTGGGTGGTCCGCAACCGGCTGGCCAAACCAAGCGAGCCGCTACGGATTGATGATTTACGCGCAGCACCGGCGGCAACACTGAAGCTAGAGGTCGAGGGCGACTAAGGCCACTGATGGATCCCAGTACAGATTGACCGATTGGATCAGTTGTTCCGCAGCAGACGGAACGCAGCCGAAGCACCCCATCCAGCGGCGATGGCAATCGCCAGTGACATCAACCCGTATAGAAACGGTTGTTCTCGCGACATCACATAGAGAAACCGCTCTAGCCCGACTTTGCGCACGTCAATCGGAGTTTCATACTGCGAGATGACTTTGCCGTTGCGGGTCAGAAAGATACGCGCGGTATAGCTGCCCTCGGTCAGGTCGGCAGGCATATCGATCGCGGTCCGAAAAAGGGTCTGCTGGTCAACGGCGACGGTGTTTTCGCGTATAGAGTACAACTGCTCACCCTCGCGGATACGTATCACGGCGTCGGCAAAGTCTTGTGCGCCACGAATGTGCATTGCGGCACCAACCGAACGAATCGCACGCCCGATAGAAATGCGATACCGTAGGTCCTCGGTGTCTGTCAGAACCTGTGAGAATGGGGCACTGGTGGCAACGGCATAGAATGTCGGGGCAGAATCAACCAGCACCGAGTCGACATTGACCCAGATGCCCAGCTTGCGTTCCTTGCGCCGTACCAGAACCGGTTGGCCTGGCCCCGATACGGTCACGATGACCTCGAGCGGTTCGGTGTCAGGAATAGGAGTTTCCCGCTTTACGGCGCCGAAGATCAGGATTTCAGATCCATTGAAATCGGCCGTAATGGCGACGCGGTCCTGGCTGAGGCCCAGCACCACCTCTTCTTGAGCGGCCTGGGCGGAGGGGGTAAACAGCAGCAAGGCTGCAAGCAGTAGTTTGCGCATGGTCAGTGCCCCCCGCCAGCGCCGAGCGAGAATATCTCGGAGGGGGTGAGAAGCAGATCCAGGGCCAGTTTGCCGCAGACGATCAGGACCATAAGGGCCAGTAGAATGCGCAGTTGCTCGGCCTTCATGTAGACGCCAATGCGGGTGCCGATCTGGGCGCCGATGACGCCACCGATCAGCAGCAATACGGCAAGTACTATGTCCACGGTGTAGTTGGTGGTGGCATGCAGCATGGTGGTAAAGGCAGTCACGGTGATAATCTGGAACAGCGAGGTTCCGATTACGACCTTTGTGGGCATCCCTAAGATGTAGATCATCGCGGGCACCATGATGAACCCACCGCCAACACCCAT
This portion of the Parasedimentitalea marina genome encodes:
- a CDS encoding H-NS family nucleoid-associated regulatory protein; translated protein: MTLNLAEMSRKDLLQLKTDVSEALKTAEQRERLEALKAAEQAAAEFGFSLEEIANGGRSIGKRSKAAPKYRNPANPEETWTGRGRKPHWIHTALTSGADISDLEI
- a CDS encoding protein meaA, producing MTQKDRPWLIRTYAGHSTATASNALYRSNLSKGQTGLSVAFDLPTQTGYDSDHTLARGEVGKVGVPVCHLGDMRALFDQIPLDQMNTSMTINATAPWLLSLYIAVAEEQGADVRSLQGTVQNDLIKEYLSRGTYICPPKPSLKMIADVAEYCYTNVPKWNPMNVCSYHLQEAGATPEQELAFALATGQAVLDELRPRVPAEDFPALVGRISFFVNAGIRFVTEMCKMRAFVDLWDEICETRYGVTDPKYRRFRYGVQVNSLGLTEQQPENNVYRILIEMLAVTLSKKARARAVQLPAWNEALGLPRPWDQQWSMRMQQILAYETDLLEYGDLFDGNAVVDAKVEELKAGARAELSNLDGMGGAVASIEYMKSRLVDSNAERLNRIERNETIVVGVNRWTEGEPSPLQTEDGGIMVVDPAVEQDQIGRLNDWRRDRDSEQVQAALAALRLAAQNGDNIMPPSIAAAKAGVTTGEWAEEMRLVHGTYRGPTGVSRSVSNKTEGLEDLRQQVDTVSDQLGRRLKFLVGKPGLDGHSNGAEQIAFRARDCGMDISYDGIRLTPAELVTAALDDEAHVVGLSVLSGSHLPLVQETMDRMREAGLGHIPVIVGGIIPDDDANSLKQMGVSRVYTPKDFELNSIMREITELASPQKVDC
- the ccrA gene encoding crotonyl-CoA carboxylase/reductase, whose protein sequence is MALDTNPDVLSYEAPEKDLYEMGEMPPMGYVPKQMYAWAIRKERHGNPDSAMLQEVVDVPTIDSHDVLVLVMAAGVNYNGVWAALGKPISPFDGHKQPYHIAGSDAAGIVWAVGDKVKKWKVGDEVVIHCNQDDGEDEECNGGDPMYSPSQRIWGYETPDGSFAQFTNVQSQQLMPRPKHLTWEESACYTLTLATAYRMLFGHEPHDLKPGQNVLVWGASGGLGSYAIQLINTAGANAIGVISDESKRDFVMGLGAKGVLNRKDFNCWGQMPTVNTPEYAAWFKEARKFGAAIWAITGKGVNVDMVFEHPGEATFPVSTFVCKKGGMVVICAGTTGFNLTLDVRYMWMHQKRLQGSHFAHLKQAASANKLMLERRLDPCMSEVFAWNDLPQAHMKMLRNEHKPGNMSVLVQAPATGLRTLEDVLEAG
- a CDS encoding helix-turn-helix transcriptional regulator, with the translated sequence MASRINLDRILKILEATSSLEGIQDVIEKVRDLFEIDHIVYHWVDSAGDQYGCGTYSDEWVQRYLEQEYLRTDPVITGCYQRFHPVDWKRLDWSSKPARVFLADALKHGVGNQGYSIPIRGPNGQFALFSISHNCDDLVWEKFTEKHSRDLILLAHYFNRKALDFEPDRAPEQSRTLSPREVDVMTLLAMGYSRAQVAETLSISEHTLRVYIESARFKLGALNTTHAIARAMSRGLIVV
- a CDS encoding acyl-homoserine-lactone synthase, with translation MLRYIYANDLHKFSDLAHSMFVDRADQFKTRLGWDVAVDSSGEERDEYDTLNPLYVIWEQPDGSHGGSMRFLPTTGRVMVNDIFGHLTDGVSICSPFIWECTRFCLSRDASSKVAGALMLGGGEIMRNFSIDHFVGVFDRRMIRIYRAIGSSPDVLGSEGQGRDQINVGLWEFSPGAYDIVAQRSGIAPEISRMWFDRSFGGPTDLPMALSA
- a CDS encoding ATP-dependent DNA helicase, giving the protein MTALPIQFSDDQAAAFDSVTEMLRQAGVDLDDSLLQQPKGESGVMALMGKAGSGKTLLLAELYKALEQSGVEVVSGDYESRKKGDRRTLAILAPTNKAASVLRLRGVPATTIHRILYTPMYDPEYEKLAEWLTGKGEPPEIEGLTDEALARAAAFFEKNKSIPGALASAGLRGSDFITGWKRREEPLDIGFVDESSMLDERQFNDLKEIFPSLVLFGDPAQLAPVNQSGAMVFDALPEERKLELHRIHRQDADNPILDLAHALADPQLSFQDFERMIEDVSKRDDRVVWGQRVEVDLMARSPVLVWRNATRIKLINAFRTVHGAPEDALMEGEPLICDGIELPIKHRKKRLDLEARGLIKGAQVVYLGPGRKPGFSRLHVMGAEDPQVSAASIVKIEKPDEEEPFIPFAARMGATFLHGAAVTIHKAQGSQWGTTQVFAPDLYVAARMGRVEAGQPLWKRLAYVAITRAQERLIWVVRNRLAKPSEPLRIDDLRAAPAATLKLEVEGD
- a CDS encoding TIGR02186 family protein, with protein sequence MRKLLLAALLLFTPSAQAAQEEVVLGLSQDRVAITADFNGSEILIFGAVKRETPIPDTEPLEVIVTVSGPGQPVLVRRKERKLGIWVNVDSVLVDSAPTFYAVATSAPFSQVLTDTEDLRYRISIGRAIRSVGAAMHIRGAQDFADAVIRIREGEQLYSIRENTVAVDQQTLFRTAIDMPADLTEGSYTARIFLTRNGKVISQYETPIDVRKVGLERFLYVMSREQPFLYGLMSLAIAIAAGWGASAAFRLLRNN